The Falco peregrinus isolate bFalPer1 chromosome 1, bFalPer1.pri, whole genome shotgun sequence genome has a window encoding:
- the FAH gene encoding fumarylacetoacetase — protein MSFIQVDKDSDFPLQNLPYGVFSTKEQPRHRLGVAIGDQILDLSVIKHLFNGPALAKHQHVFDQPTLNAFMGLGRAAWTEARAVLQKLLSAGEPALRDNVELRSRAFVPQASATMHLPAHIGDYTDFYSSRQHATNIGIMFRGKENALMPNWLHLPVGYHGRASSVVVSGTPIRRPVGQMRPNNDKPPVFGACKCLDIELEMAFFVGPGNKYGEPIPISRAQEHIFGMVLMNDWSARDIQKWEYVPLGPFLSKSFGTTISPWVVTMEALMPFVLPNPVQDPKPLPYLQDKEPYTFDIKLFVAIKGEGMSMPTTICRSNFKHMYWTMKQQLAHHSINGCNLRPGDLLASGTISGPEPESFGSMLELSWNGTKEIPLGSGQSRKFLQDGDEIILTGYCQGNSFRVGFGQCSGKILPALSDP, from the exons CCTAGGCACAGGCTCGGGGTAGCAATTGGAGACCAGATTTTGGATCTCAGCGTCATTAAACATCTATTCAATGGACCGGCTCTTGCCAAGCATCAGCATGTCTTTGACCAG CCTACCCTGAACGCCTTCATGGGGCTGGGCCGGGCGGCGTGGACGGAGGCGAGGGCTGTTCTCCAGAAGCTGCTGTCAGCCGGCGAGCCGGCCCTGAGGGACAATGTGGAGCTGCGGAGCAG agcatTTGTACCTCAAGCTTCTGCGACGATGCACCTGCCAGCCCACATCG GAGATTACACTGACTTCTATTCCTCGCGCCAACACGCCACGAACATTGGGATCATGTTCAGGGGGAAGGAGAACGCTTTGATGCCTAACTG GTTGCACTTACCTGTTGGTTATCATGGCCGGGCATCGTCTGTTGTGGTGTCAGGGACACCCATCCGGAGACCCGTGGGGCAAATGAGACCCAACAATG ATAAACCTCCAGTGTTTGGTGCTTGTAAGTGTCTGGATATTGAGTTAGAAATG GCGTTCTTTGTCGGTCCTGGAAACAAGTATGGGGAGCCAATTCCTAtcagcagagcccaggagcACATCTTTGGGATGGTCCTTATGAATGACTGGAGCG cccgTGACATCCAGAAATGGGAATATGTTCCTCTGGGTCCATTCCTGAGCAAGAGCTTTGGCACAACCATCTCTCCTTGGGTTGTCACCATGGAAGCTCTCATGCCATTTGTGTTGCCAAACCCTGTACAG GATCCCAAGCCACTGCCCTACCTTCAGGATAAGGAACCCTACACTTTCGACATCAAGCTCTTCGTTGCTATTAAAG gagaaGGAATGAGCATGCCAACTACTATATGCAGATCCAATTTCAAG cacatGTACTGGACCATGAAACAGCAGCTGGCTCATCATTCAATCAATGGGTGCAACCTCAGACCTGGAGATCTCCTGGCCTCCGGCACCATCAGTGGACCC GAGCCGGAGAGCTTTGGCTCCATGCTGGAACTGTCCTGGAATGGAACGAAAGAAATCCCTCTTGGCAGTGGACAATCTCGTAAATTCCTGCAGGATGGAGATGAAATCATTTTGACAG GTTACTGTCAGGGCAACAGCTTCCGCGTGGGATTTGGCCAGTGCTCAGGAAAAATCCTTCCAGCCCTGTCAGATCCATGA
- the CTXND1 gene encoding cortexin domain-containing 1 protein → MEGPTPEPVYVDVDKGLTLACFVFLCLFLIVMIIRCAKVIMDPYSAIPTSTWEEQHLDD, encoded by the coding sequence ATGGAGGGACCAACCCCAGAGCCTGTGTACGTCGATGTGGACAAGGGACTGACATTAGCATGTTTCGTCTTCCTCTGTCTCTTCCTGATTGTGATGATTATTCGTTGTGCAAAAGTCATCATGGACCCTTACAGTGCCATCCCTACATCTACATGGGAGGAGCAGCATCTAGATGACTGA